Proteins encoded together in one Halalkaliarchaeum sp. AArc-CO window:
- a CDS encoding winged helix-turn-helix domain-containing protein, which yields MGLVPKTKVDILEALAEESAHGYLLAERLDLSHGYIYTHLKELRDEGMIEVVEEDGDRKIYGLTQNGVYLLSALTDRDPDSV from the coding sequence ATGGGTTTGGTGCCGAAAACCAAGGTGGACATCTTGGAGGCGCTGGCCGAGGAGTCGGCGCACGGATACCTCCTCGCGGAGCGTCTCGATCTGTCTCACGGATACATATATACGCATCTGAAGGAGCTTCGAGATGAGGGCATGATCGAGGTGGTCGAGGAGGATGGCGACAGGAAAATCTACGGGCTGACCCAAAACGGGGTGTACCTCTTGTCGGCGCTTACCGACAGGGATCCAGACTCCGTCTGA
- a CDS encoding SprT family zinc-dependent metalloprotease → MSQTRRKRTTTLAGEQVIYEVSRSDDATQPRIDAGIDGITVIVPSDAHEDPEAILSENATWVLDKKAKFERYRDDVPDRTFEPGETFPYLGEEHELVVEPRQKSVVEDETIRLRRSAVEQSSVKRALRNFYRRQAREYLSERLDHFADEMGLEYDGLEIRNQRTRWGSCSTNGTISLNWRLLMAPQDIVDYVVVHELAHLREPNHTDAFWSLVAEHDPRYEAHAEWLEEHSARLVFSREDL, encoded by the coding sequence ATGTCGCAGACGAGGCGTAAGCGAACGACGACGCTGGCCGGCGAGCAAGTGATCTACGAGGTCTCGCGGAGCGACGACGCCACACAGCCCCGGATCGACGCGGGGATCGACGGGATTACCGTCATTGTACCCTCAGACGCCCACGAGGATCCGGAGGCGATCCTGTCGGAAAACGCGACATGGGTGCTCGACAAGAAGGCGAAGTTCGAGCGCTATCGGGACGACGTCCCGGATCGAACGTTCGAGCCCGGTGAAACGTTCCCGTACCTGGGCGAAGAGCACGAACTCGTCGTCGAGCCCCGACAGAAGTCCGTCGTCGAGGACGAGACAATCCGTCTCCGACGAAGCGCGGTCGAACAGTCGTCGGTCAAGCGGGCCCTTCGGAACTTCTACCGACGTCAGGCCCGCGAATATCTCTCCGAGCGTCTCGACCACTTCGCCGACGAGATGGGGCTGGAGTACGACGGCCTCGAAATCAGGAACCAGCGGACCCGCTGGGGGAGTTGTTCGACGAACGGCACGATCAGCCTGAACTGGCGGCTGCTGATGGCCCCGCAGGACATCGTCGACTACGTGGTCGTCCACGAACTCGCCCACCTACGAGAGCCCAATCACACCGACGCTTTCTGGTCGCTCGTGGCCGAGCACGATCCCCGCTACGAGGCACACGCCGAGTGGCTGGAGGAGCACAGCGCCAGACTCGTGTTCAGTCGCGAGGATCTCTAG